The Rutidosis leptorrhynchoides isolate AG116_Rl617_1_P2 unplaced genomic scaffold, CSIRO_AGI_Rlap_v1 contig606, whole genome shotgun sequence genome window below encodes:
- the LOC139884814 gene encoding uncharacterized protein: MASTSRVLSAIVVLSLLNCFNAVPSKLVQTFCGKLTNPNSCLSALQPDPKSATVSSYHDLATITLNLGVSNTTKSKNFLESSKGKYNPNAVDECIKGFTYAIGTLGTALKEIDDDPESAGYDAAVAKDGADRCVAAFKSANIQVPPEISSRVGYVQLYAYLGNMVTENL; this comes from the coding sequence ATGGCTTCCACATCCAGAGTTTTGTCAGCCATTGTTGTCCTCTCTCTTCTCAATTGCTTCAATGCTGTCCCATCAAAACTAGTCCAAACTTTCTGCGGCAAACTTACAAACCCTAATTCTTGTCTCTCCGCTCTCCAACCCGATCCTAAAAGCGCCACCGTTTCGTCTTACCATGACCTAGCTACAATTACACTCAATTTGGGGGTCTCCAACACAACAAAAAGCAAAAACTTCCTAGAATCCTCTAAAGGAAAATATAATCCTAATGCTGTTGATGAGTGTATTAAAGGTTTTACGTACGCGATTGGTACATTAGGTACTGCGCTGAAGGAGATTGACGATGATCCTGAATCGGCCGGCTATGATGCAGCCGTGGCTAAAGATGGCGCTGATCGATGTGTAGCGGCTTTCAAGTCGGCAAATATTCAAGTTCCTCCGGAGATTTCTAGTAGAGTTGGTTATGTTCAGTTATATGCTTATCTCGGAAACATGGTAACTGAGAACTTGTGA